Proteins from one Planctomyces sp. SH-PL62 genomic window:
- a CDS encoding biotin--[acetyl-CoA-carboxylase] ligase, with amino-acid sequence MPPWPFVRELLIHDELESTSTVARAMVVDPGRLPPFAVWARRQTRGRGQRANAWWSDEGSLTFTLVLDPDAHGVRVDQEPRIALMTAVVLVEAVAALGLVDPGLGVRWPNDVEVGGRKLAGILPERVETPAGDRILIGVGVNVATRLDLAPPEVAAMATSLGALQPRPLTVAYLPTFLAAVLEGFPPALRRLAADDPTLAATWERLDLLRGRPIRAAIGPRNLIGVGRGVDPQGALLVDDGREIHRLFAGRILRDA; translated from the coding sequence ATGCCCCCCTGGCCGTTCGTCCGCGAGCTGCTGATCCATGACGAGCTGGAGTCGACCAGCACCGTCGCCAGGGCGATGGTGGTCGACCCCGGCCGTCTCCCCCCGTTCGCGGTCTGGGCGCGGCGGCAGACCCGGGGGCGGGGCCAGCGCGCCAACGCCTGGTGGTCCGACGAGGGCTCGCTCACCTTCACCCTCGTCCTCGACCCGGACGCGCACGGCGTCCGGGTCGACCAGGAGCCCCGGATCGCCCTGATGACGGCCGTGGTCCTGGTCGAAGCCGTCGCCGCGCTCGGGCTGGTCGACCCCGGCCTGGGCGTCCGCTGGCCGAACGACGTGGAGGTCGGCGGGCGGAAGCTCGCCGGCATCCTCCCGGAGCGCGTCGAGACCCCGGCCGGCGACCGCATCCTGATCGGCGTCGGCGTCAACGTCGCGACCCGGCTCGACCTGGCCCCCCCCGAGGTCGCCGCCATGGCGACCTCCCTGGGCGCTCTCCAGCCCCGACCGTTGACCGTCGCCTACCTCCCCACCTTCCTCGCCGCCGTCCTGGAGGGCTTCCCCCCCGCGCTCCGGCGGCTGGCCGCAGACGACCCGACCCTCGCCGCGACCTGGGAACGGCTCGATCTCCTCCGGGGCCGCCCGATCCGCGCGGCGATCGGCCCCCGCAACCTCATCGGCGTCGGCCGGGGCGTCGACCCCCAGGGCGCCCTGCTGGTCGACGACGGCCGCGAGATCCACCGCCTCTTCGCGGGCCGCATCCTCCGCGACGCCTGA